Below is a genomic region from Leifsonia sp. Root112D2.
CGGAAGTGGTCATCACGCCGAGCTGGTATCGGCCCTCCCCGCGCACCGCCGCCGCGAGCAACGGAGCGCCGTCGCCCGGCGCCCGCAGCGTGTAGTGGTGGTCGATGCGACCGCCCACCCGCGCGATCATGCCGTCGAGCAGTAGCGCGGCATCCGCCACCGTGCGCGCGAGCGGGCCCGCGACCGGAAGCCCCGCGAGCGCGGCAATGCCGCTGCCCCCGGGAACCAGCCCGCGCGACGGCTTCAGGCCGACAAGCCCACATGCCGCTGCGGGAATACGTATGGATCCACCGCCGTCGCTGCCCGGAGCGAACGGCAGCATTCCGGATGCGACGGCCGTCGCAGCCCCGCCGCTGGACCCGCCGGAGCCCCGCGTCACATCCCACGGGTTGCGCGCCGGTGGCGCCGCGAGGCTCTCGGTGTACGCGGGCAGGCCGAACTCGGGGGTGTTGGTCTTGCCCAGGCTCACTCCCCCGGCGGCGTCGAGCGTCTCGACGATCTCGTCGGAGGTGTCGGGCACGAAGTCGGCGAACAGGCGTGACCCGAAGCCGGCGTGTACTCCGGCGCGGAGCCACAGGTCTTTGTCCCCGAACGGCAGCCCCCACAGCGGCGCGGTCTTCGCCACGTCGCGCCGCACGGTGCGCGCACGCTCGCGCGCAGCATCCGGTGTCACCGTCACGAAGGCGCCAAACTCGGGGTTCAGCCGCTCGATGCGGGCGAGATAGTGCTCGGTGAGTTGGACGGGATCGATCTCACCGCGCTGCAGCGCCAGCCATTGTTCGTGGGCGCTCAAGTCATGGAGTTCAGCCATTCTTTGAGGCTACTTGACATCCGGGGGCCAACATGATTGGTTAGTTACATAAGTAACTAACCGACGCACCTTCCGAGGTGCGCAACCGAACCGCACACGAAAGAGGCAACCATGATCGAAGAGGGCAAGCCGATCTTCGTTCAGATTGCGGAGCAGATCGAGAACGACATCATCGGCGGCACCTACCCGGCTGAGACCCAAGTGCCTTCCACCAACGAGTTCGCGGCGTTTCACCGCATCAACCCGGCGACGGCCGGCAAGGGCGT
It encodes:
- a CDS encoding amidase gives rise to the protein MAELHDLSAHEQWLALQRGEIDPVQLTEHYLARIERLNPEFGAFVTVTPDAARERARTVRRDVAKTAPLWGLPFGDKDLWLRAGVHAGFGSRLFADFVPDTSDEIVETLDAAGGVSLGKTNTPEFGLPAYTESLAAPPARNPWDVTRGSGGSSGGAATAVASGMLPFAPGSDGGGSIRIPAAACGLVGLKPSRGLVPGGSGIAALAGLPVAGPLARTVADAALLLDGMIARVGGRIDHHYTLRAPGDGAPLLAAAVRGEGRYQLGVMTTSAWDDAYDIRIAPEARAALDEAVSAFTAMGHGMEETALEPDATYAPAFRTIWQAGAANIPAEGEAERLLEPLTQWLLHRGRELSARQLAESLGALTAYERSFIHQLSRFDAVLTPAMAMTPRPLGFFDAEDGEHNFEQQVQYTPFTSMVNVSGVPAITLPISMTEEGLPMGVQLIGRPGGEATLLALGAQLERRVRWQQRHPSCW